Proteins encoded by one window of Methanobacterium sp. CWC-01:
- a CDS encoding adenylate kinase family protein has translation MILLLTGTPGTGKTTISRLLSDKLNARLVAVNQLVDQKHLYTGLDPDKHYKIVDIQALIQEMDEAAQNYRDSEDWLILEGHLSHYYQPADLVVVLRASPPILEERLKNRKWKPEKVKENLEAEALDICAWEAGDIHGALAQEVDTTHKMPQDVVKTIIEIIRGERTSPLGGVNFLDQMDL, from the coding sequence ATGATTCTGCTTCTAACCGGCACCCCTGGCACCGGAAAAACCACCATATCCCGGTTACTATCAGATAAGCTGAATGCTAGGTTAGTGGCGGTCAACCAGTTAGTGGACCAAAAACATCTTTACACTGGTCTGGACCCGGATAAACACTATAAAATAGTGGATATTCAGGCACTCATCCAGGAAATGGATGAGGCTGCTCAGAATTACCGGGACAGTGAGGATTGGCTAATATTGGAGGGACATCTCTCCCATTATTACCAACCCGCGGATCTGGTGGTGGTTTTAAGGGCCAGCCCGCCTATCCTGGAAGAAAGGCTGAAAAATCGGAAATGGAAACCAGAAAAGGTGAAAGAAAACCTGGAAGCAGAGGCCCTGGATATCTGTGCCTGGGAGGCCGGGGATATTCACGGGGCACTGGCTCAAGAAGTAGACACCACTCACAAAATGCCCCAGGACGTGGTTAAAACCATCATAGAAATCATCAGGGGTGAAAGAACCTCCCCCCTGGGTGGGGTTAACTTTCTGGACCAGATGGATTTATAG
- a CDS encoding ribonuclease P protein component 4 — protein MIKIADERLEILFKMAEDEFSLHPQRSHRYVEMARSIAQKYNLKMPSYWRGRYCKGCKRFLKHGLNSKVRLNHSAVTIECLECGEVSTMPYLKEQKTKRRKRIESRTFQEGNYE, from the coding sequence ATGATAAAAATAGCCGATGAAAGGCTTGAAATCCTCTTCAAAATGGCGGAAGATGAATTTTCCCTCCACCCCCAACGGTCCCACCGCTACGTGGAGATGGCCCGGAGCATTGCCCAGAAGTATAACCTGAAGATGCCTTCCTACTGGAGAGGCAGGTACTGCAAGGGGTGTAAAAGGTTCTTAAAGCACGGATTAAACTCAAAAGTTAGGCTGAACCATTCGGCGGTGACCATAGAGTGCCTGGAATGTGGAGAAGTAAGCACCATGCCCTATTTAAAGGAGCAGAAGACCAAGAGGAGGAAAAGAATTGAATCCCGCACCTTCCAAGAAGGAAATTATGAATAG
- a CDS encoding YhbY family RNA-binding protein, with translation MNRSLSTITINIGKSGVNPGVLDEIKRHLKEREVVKLRFSKGISPEKQNYITQIIEKSNAKLVDFRGNVAVIFKKRGN, from the coding sequence ATGAATAGATCACTTTCAACCATTACCATCAATATCGGCAAATCCGGAGTGAATCCGGGTGTGCTGGATGAGATCAAGAGACACCTGAAGGAACGAGAGGTGGTTAAACTCCGCTTTTCGAAAGGTATATCTCCCGAGAAACAAAACTATATTACTCAGATCATCGAAAAATCAAATGCTAAACTGGTTGATTTTAGAGGTAATGTTGCTGTAATATTCAAAAAAAGAGGTAATTAG
- a CDS encoding 30S ribosomal protein S19e produces the protein MTTVYDVPADSLISEVAKELSENTKITPPEWSVFVKTGVHKERRPDDAEWWYVRCASLLRRVYIDGPVGINSLRSYYGGKKDRGTSPEKFKRGSGSIVRGVLHQLEDAGLVEKIDEGRRVTPEGRSFLDKASHKIKKDIPEASKY, from the coding sequence ATGACTACAGTTTATGATGTGCCTGCCGACTCGCTCATCAGCGAAGTCGCCAAGGAATTAAGCGAAAATACGAAGATCACCCCGCCAGAATGGTCCGTTTTCGTAAAAACAGGCGTTCACAAAGAAAGAAGGCCTGATGATGCTGAATGGTGGTATGTACGTTGTGCTTCCCTTTTAAGAAGGGTTTACATCGATGGTCCCGTGGGTATCAACAGTTTGCGAAGTTATTACGGTGGTAAGAAGGACCGTGGAACCAGCCCTGAGAAATTCAAAAGGGGCAGCGGTTCCATAGTTAGAGGAGTCCTGCACCAGCTGGAAGATGCCGGACTGGTGGAGAAGATAGATGAAGGAAGAAGAGTAACCCCGGAGGGACGATCCTTCCTAGACAAAGCATCCCACAAGATAAAAAAAGACATTCCTGAAGCAAGTAAATATTAA
- a CDS encoding DNA-binding protein yields MSDIEEIRRRRMEQLQQQQAAQQVSQQEIEAQERMRQEMEAQKRQLMIQILTPEARSRLANLRLTRPDYVNQIELQLIQLAQAGRIASKITDEQLKELLRKLAGQKKEINITRK; encoded by the coding sequence ATGAGCGATATCGAAGAGATACGCCGCCGGAGAATGGAACAGCTACAACAGCAGCAGGCAGCTCAACAGGTGTCTCAACAAGAAATTGAGGCCCAGGAGCGCATGCGCCAGGAGATGGAGGCACAGAAAAGGCAGCTCATGATACAGATCCTCACCCCTGAGGCCCGCAGTAGACTGGCCAATCTCCGACTGACCCGACCGGATTATGTGAATCAGATCGAACTTCAGCTCATTCAACTGGCCCAGGCAGGACGGATAGCTTCTAAAATAACCGATGAACAGCTCAAGGAGCTCCTGCGTAAACTGGCCGGTCAGAAGAAAGAAATAAATATCACAAGAAAATGA
- a CDS encoding asparagine synthase-related protein, whose product MKAAVLYSGGKDSSLVAVILHRLGYHVELLTANFNIYPSFKPAEKTAENLGFSHRVLRADETLLENAVTRILEDGYPNQGIDYLHKQVLELAASRYEVVADGVRRDDRVPRLSLPEVTSFQDRHDVQYINLSGFGHRTINNLAEKLFRLKKEPTNPHNNSDYEIEIRHLIGEKKGREVAENLFPPHTQSRVIGWREDE is encoded by the coding sequence ATGAAAGCAGCGGTACTCTACAGTGGAGGTAAGGACAGTTCTCTCGTAGCGGTCATCCTTCACCGATTAGGATATCATGTAGAGCTTTTAACTGCGAATTTTAATATTTATCCTTCCTTTAAACCAGCCGAGAAAACTGCGGAAAATCTGGGGTTCAGTCATCGGGTATTAAGGGCGGATGAAACTTTACTGGAGAATGCCGTTACCAGGATACTGGAAGATGGTTATCCCAACCAGGGGATCGATTACCTGCATAAACAGGTTCTGGAACTGGCCGCATCCCGATATGAAGTGGTGGCCGATGGTGTACGCCGTGATGACCGGGTTCCCAGACTGAGTCTCCCGGAAGTAACCAGCTTCCAGGACCGTCATGATGTGCAATACATCAACCTCAGTGGCTTTGGGCATCGAACCATAAATAACCTGGCAGAAAAACTTTTCAGGCTTAAAAAAGAACCAACCAATCCCCACAACAACTCGGACTACGAGATAGAGATAAGACACCTTATTGGGGAGAAAAAAGGAAGAGAAGTTGCAGAAAACCTTTTTCCCCCACACACACAATCAAGAGTAATAGGATGGAGAGAAGATGAGTAG
- a CDS encoding 50S ribosomal protein L39e has translation MSRNKPLAKKLRLAKAYKQNRRVPLWAMLKTSRKVRSHPKMRHWRRSKIKV, from the coding sequence ATGAGTAGAAATAAACCTTTAGCAAAAAAGCTTAGACTGGCAAAGGCATACAAGCAAAACCGAAGGGTGCCTCTGTGGGCCATGTTAAAAACCTCCCGTAAGGTGAGGTCTCACCCCAAAATGAGACACTGGAGAAGAAGTAAGATCAAAGTATAA
- a CDS encoding 50S ribosomal protein L31e, whose protein sequence is MERVYTIPLRDVKKVPRTKRSPRATRYVRDFIQRHMKSEDVKIDASVNEKIWERGIQKIPPRIKVKATKEDDGSVLVTLA, encoded by the coding sequence ATGGAAAGAGTTTACACCATTCCTTTGAGGGATGTTAAAAAAGTTCCAAGGACTAAGAGGTCTCCCCGGGCCACCCGATACGTAAGGGATTTCATCCAGAGACACATGAAGTCCGAGGACGTTAAAATTGACGCCTCAGTCAACGAGAAGATATGGGAAAGGGGAATCCAGAAAATACCCCCCAGGATTAAGGTAAAGGCCACCAAGGAAGATGACGGCTCGGTCTTGGTCACCCTGGCCTGA
- a CDS encoding translation initiation factor IF-6, translating into MIRRFNLRGNPNLGVAISATDQAALVPPNLENKDLQLIEEALQVPLIKTHISGSNLAGALAVGNSNGFVVSKYAFDREIDAIRETGLAVERIPDRLTAVGNIVLVNDHGAIINPLLSDKSAELISGTLDVDVERGKIANFMITGSVALATNKGVLVHPSATPEELKLLESTLKVPTDVGTVNRGTRLVGAGAVANSHGVMVGLDTTGPEMARIEESLGFLEVYL; encoded by the coding sequence ATGATCAGGAGATTTAACCTGAGGGGCAACCCCAACCTGGGAGTGGCCATTTCTGCCACTGATCAGGCGGCGCTGGTTCCCCCCAACCTGGAAAATAAGGACCTCCAGTTAATTGAGGAGGCACTCCAGGTACCACTCATCAAGACTCATATTAGCGGTAGCAATCTGGCCGGAGCCCTGGCCGTTGGAAACTCCAATGGGTTTGTGGTTTCCAAGTACGCATTCGACCGGGAAATTGACGCTATCCGTGAAACCGGCCTGGCAGTGGAGAGAATACCTGACCGGCTCACTGCAGTAGGCAACATCGTCCTGGTAAATGACCACGGGGCGATAATTAATCCCCTTCTATCTGATAAATCCGCAGAGTTAATATCCGGCACACTGGATGTGGATGTAGAAAGGGGAAAAATAGCCAATTTCATGATCACCGGTTCAGTAGCTCTGGCAACCAATAAAGGAGTATTAGTACATCCTTCTGCAACTCCAGAGGAATTAAAACTTCTGGAATCAACTTTGAAGGTCCCTACCGATGTGGGTACTGTTAACCGAGGTACTCGCCTGGTGGGCGCCGGTGCAGTGGCCAACAGCCACGGCGTGATGGTGGGCCTGGATACTACTGGCCCGGAAATGGCAAGAATCGAAGAATCATTGGGTTTTCTCGAGGTATACTTATGA
- the rpl18a gene encoding 50S ribosomal protein L18Ae, which translates to MKTKIFRIQGKFMMGDSLKPFTRELRATSEKEIREKIYSEFGSKHHITRNQIKIQDIQEISAEDAQDPLIKALIPE; encoded by the coding sequence ATGAAAACAAAAATATTTAGAATTCAAGGCAAGTTTATGATGGGGGACAGTCTCAAGCCCTTCACCCGGGAATTGAGAGCCACCAGCGAAAAGGAAATCAGAGAAAAGATTTACTCTGAATTCGGAAGCAAACACCATATAACCAGGAATCAGATAAAAATTCAGGACATCCAGGAAATATCTGCAGAAGATGCCCAGGATCCCCTGATCAAAGCACTAATCCCGGAGTGA
- the pfdA gene encoding prefoldin subunit alpha, translating to MEDRQRLEELINELNMYKAQADLLNQQIETLKVSISELAIAMETLDELKGKEGVETFVPIGAGSFLITEIKNTEEIIVGVGAGAAIKKKVGDAQESIKNQKEELEGLLNRMMGDLRNITEIIVQKSPEAEELLQQLEGTPG from the coding sequence ATGGAAGACCGTCAGCGACTGGAAGAGCTTATAAACGAGCTTAACATGTACAAGGCCCAGGCAGACCTTTTAAATCAACAAATAGAAACCCTCAAAGTTAGCATATCTGAGTTGGCCATTGCCATGGAAACTCTGGATGAGTTAAAGGGAAAAGAGGGTGTTGAAACCTTTGTACCCATCGGTGCAGGATCATTTCTGATCACCGAGATAAAAAACACCGAAGAAATTATCGTGGGAGTGGGAGCTGGAGCTGCCATCAAAAAGAAGGTCGGTGACGCCCAGGAAAGTATCAAGAACCAGAAAGAAGAACTGGAAGGACTCCTTAATCGTATGATGGGAGATCTGCGGAATATCACCGAAATAATTGTCCAGAAAAGTCCCGAAGCCGAGGAATTACTCCAGCAACTGGAAGGGACGCCAGGATAG
- the ftsY gene encoding signal recognition particle-docking protein FtsY — MFDFLKKKFSGTVGKVSDKFSDEEGLPEDQTDLEEAEKGPVKGEKVEESLQKEQKESSLPTESDSGSPVDEAVLKTAEETPESSEEEKTSRFSIFRRKSTEKSETSAADLKKETAPEESDQSTADTISDEAESKEKSAEAEPGIFGFATHKTISQGDVEDVLFELELSLLEGDVALEVAEKIIKSVETDLVGRRIRRRSDVAKYTQKALKNAISDILLVEGPDVNVLAQEAQKSGEPLKVMFVGINGTGKTTTISKLSDYFVSQGFTPVIAASDTFRAGAIEQIAHHAEKLKVKIIKHQKGADPAAVAYDAVEHARAQKKELVFIDTAGRMQTNTNLMDEMKKIQRVVKPDLVIFVGDALTGNDVVEQATKFNDAVGLDGIILTKADADAKGGAALSIGYVVQKPILFLGVGQGYKDIIEFKPDWMVEQIFGADT; from the coding sequence TTGTTTGATTTTCTAAAAAAGAAATTTAGCGGAACGGTAGGTAAGGTTTCCGATAAATTTTCCGATGAAGAAGGTCTCCCTGAAGACCAGACTGACCTGGAAGAGGCTGAAAAAGGGCCAGTAAAGGGAGAAAAGGTTGAAGAATCTCTCCAAAAGGAACAGAAGGAATCTAGTTTACCAACTGAATCGGATTCAGGATCTCCTGTTGATGAGGCAGTGTTGAAAACTGCAGAAGAAACTCCTGAATCATCAGAAGAAGAAAAAACCTCTCGTTTTTCCATATTCCGTCGAAAATCAACTGAAAAGTCAGAAACATCTGCTGCGGACCTTAAGAAGGAAACTGCTCCAGAAGAGTCAGATCAATCCACTGCTGACACTATTTCTGATGAGGCCGAATCCAAGGAGAAATCCGCTGAAGCTGAACCGGGTATCTTCGGATTTGCCACCCATAAAACCATATCCCAGGGTGACGTGGAAGACGTACTCTTTGAACTGGAACTGTCCCTCCTGGAGGGCGATGTAGCCCTGGAAGTGGCGGAAAAGATCATTAAATCGGTGGAAACGGATCTGGTGGGGCGTAGGATAAGGCGCAGAAGTGATGTGGCCAAATATACTCAGAAAGCTCTTAAAAATGCCATATCCGATATTCTCCTGGTGGAGGGACCGGATGTCAATGTTCTGGCTCAGGAAGCCCAGAAAAGCGGTGAACCCTTGAAGGTCATGTTTGTAGGTATAAACGGCACTGGTAAAACCACCACTATCTCCAAGTTATCCGATTATTTTGTTTCACAAGGTTTCACACCAGTCATCGCCGCATCTGACACCTTCCGGGCCGGTGCCATTGAACAAATAGCCCACCACGCCGAGAAATTGAAGGTGAAGATCATCAAGCACCAGAAGGGCGCCGACCCAGCAGCGGTGGCCTACGATGCAGTGGAACACGCCCGGGCCCAGAAAAAGGAACTGGTATTCATTGACACTGCCGGAAGGATGCAGACCAACACCAACCTCATGGATGAAATGAAGAAAATACAGAGGGTGGTGAAACCAGATCTAGTAATCTTTGTGGGTGATGCCCTGACTGGCAACGATGTGGTGGAACAGGCCACTAAATTCAACGATGCCGTGGGCCTGGATGGTATTATACTCACCAAGGCCGATGCCGATGCCAAGGGCGGTGCGGCGCTGTCTATTGGCTATGTGGTTCAAAAGCCCATACTCTTTTTAGGTGTGGGCCAAGGCTACAAGGATATTATAGAATTCAAGCCGGACTGGATGGTGGAACAGATCTTCGGCGCTGATACATAA
- a CDS encoding class I SAM-dependent methyltransferase, with product MKGVKRHFQEEAEIFDGLIQTLIPHYPEMIGALAEVLPFHPKEQVSIIDLGSGTGNVSLAIKKRFPRAKITCLDLAEKMIEQTRTKLADYPDVRYLISDLRELEAVEEYNAAVSSLAIHHLSREEQRSFYSQIYTALKEGGVFYNADILLSSSPYLNELHREKWGDFMRRTFSQKEVEGVWFSKHQEEDHPQPLSDHLHWLEESGFKEVDVVWRYYYFGVYGGKK from the coding sequence ATGAAGGGAGTTAAACGTCACTTTCAGGAAGAGGCAGAGATATTTGATGGACTCATACAGACTCTAATCCCCCATTACCCTGAGATGATCGGAGCCCTGGCCGAGGTACTTCCCTTCCACCCTAAGGAACAGGTGTCAATTATTGATCTTGGCTCCGGAACTGGTAACGTTTCCCTGGCCATTAAAAAGAGGTTTCCAAGGGCAAAGATAACCTGTCTGGACCTGGCTGAGAAGATGATAGAGCAGACCCGGACCAAACTGGCGGACTACCCGGACGTGAGGTACTTGATAAGTGATCTGCGTGAGCTGGAAGCTGTAGAAGAGTATAACGCAGCAGTGAGTTCCCTGGCCATTCATCACCTGTCCCGTGAGGAGCAGAGGTCATTTTACTCCCAAATATACACCGCTCTGAAGGAAGGGGGTGTGTTCTACAATGCCGATATCCTTCTTTCATCTTCCCCCTATCTGAATGAGTTGCACCGGGAGAAATGGGGTGATTTCATGCGGAGGACCTTCAGTCAGAAGGAAGTTGAAGGGGTATGGTTTTCCAAACACCAGGAAGAAGACCATCCACAGCCCCTCTCAGACCATCTGCACTGGCTGGAAGAGTCAGGATTTAAAGAGGTGGATGTGGTGTGGCGGTACTACTACTTTGGAGTTTATGGTGGCAAAAAGTAG
- a CDS encoding glycerophosphodiester phosphodiesterase, whose translation MQIIAHRGASALEPENTLKSFIKAMKLGVDMVECDVRTTLDGQLVIHHDPCLDRTTNGTGLLKNKSLSELRQLNAGDGERIPTLREAIDTVKGQVGLVIEVKDPGSEEKILNLIKEEKIAAEVIIASFYHRVSLNIKSLDSEISTGVIFACQPINSVAMAIDAQADIIFPQYQYLNKLMVDEAHDHGIKVVAGVIDDPVTVENVVSWEVDAVVTNNPAIMKFVFPFD comes from the coding sequence ATGCAGATCATAGCCCACCGGGGAGCATCAGCCCTGGAACCAGAAAATACTTTGAAATCATTTATCAAAGCGATGAAACTGGGTGTCGACATGGTTGAATGTGACGTAAGAACCACATTAGACGGACAACTAGTAATCCACCATGATCCATGTCTGGATCGGACCACAAATGGAACGGGCTTACTGAAAAATAAAAGCCTCTCGGAACTTCGTCAACTCAACGCTGGAGATGGAGAGAGAATACCAACCCTCAGAGAAGCTATAGATACAGTTAAGGGTCAGGTTGGTCTGGTAATTGAGGTTAAGGATCCGGGAAGTGAGGAAAAAATTTTAAACCTAATCAAAGAGGAGAAAATAGCTGCTGAAGTTATTATAGCCTCGTTTTACCACAGAGTCTCCCTTAATATAAAATCGTTGGACTCTGAAATCAGCACGGGCGTAATTTTTGCCTGCCAGCCCATAAATTCCGTGGCAATGGCCATTGATGCTCAGGCCGACATCATCTTTCCTCAATATCAGTATTTGAACAAATTAATGGTTGATGAGGCCCATGATCATGGTATTAAAGTTGTTGCCGGGGTTATCGATGACCCCGTTACTGTAGAAAATGTGGTATCATGGGAAGTAGATGCAGTCGTCACTAACAACCCAGCCATCATGAAATTCGTATTTCCGTTTGATTGA
- a CDS encoding dCTP deaminase domain-containing protein, whose amino-acid sequence MLGEKELTLLFPDFKELVQPAGIDLRVDTVYKQIGSGSLVDDEKTLPELEELEPPLYTLQAKTAYIVGVDRKIKIPKGYSMLYLPRSTLLRSFITIHTALGDPGFYGTLQFLLVNQGEYDYTLKRGERIAQGVVFKVEGSGEYNGSYQEEED is encoded by the coding sequence ATGCTCGGTGAAAAAGAACTTACCTTACTATTTCCGGACTTTAAAGAGCTGGTACAGCCGGCTGGGATTGATCTACGAGTCGATACAGTTTATAAACAGATTGGATCCGGCTCCCTGGTTGATGATGAGAAAACCCTGCCAGAACTGGAGGAACTGGAACCCCCCCTGTACACCCTCCAGGCTAAAACCGCCTACATCGTAGGGGTGGACCGTAAGATAAAAATTCCGAAGGGTTATTCCATGCTCTACCTGCCCCGATCCACCCTTTTAAGGTCATTTATCACCATCCACACTGCCCTGGGGGATCCGGGTTTCTACGGCACCCTGCAGTTTCTTCTGGTGAACCAGGGAGAATATGACTACACCCTGAAAAGGGGTGAGAGAATAGCCCAGGGGGTGGTTTTTAAGGTGGAAGGCTCAGGCGAGTACAACGGCAGCTACCAGGAAGAAGAGGATTAA
- the acs gene encoding acetate--CoA ligase, translating into MSQEQDISGGVGRILEPDPQIVKDSNIQVWMTKHQIQSYDQLLEKAMEDPEWFWDEMARELDWQKPYHEILKWESPHSKWFWDGNFNIVGNAVDRHAQGPHKDKLAFIWQGENGEVRKISYHQLYQEVNRFANALKSLGVGKGDTVTIYLPMIPELPVAMLACAKIGAVHSVVFSGFWAKRFRERVDEAQSKVAITSDGFSRRGKLLTLKKNVDRVLEDAPSVEKVIVVRHAHIPVEMTCGRDLWWHELVEGMSEESPTAVLEAEDPLFILYTSGTTGVPKGVLHVHAGYAVGVYTTLKMVFDLKEDDVWWCAADIGWITGHSYIVYAPLLLGVTSVLFEGTPDYPDPGCFWSMVEIYGVNVFYTAPTTIRLFMKHGEKWPQKYDLSSLRLLGSVGEPINPQAWLWYHEHIGGGRCPIMDTWWQTETGMHLITPLPISPLKPGSAFKPFPTIVADVVDDEGNSVVEKGGHLVIKSPWPSMFRTLYRNPKRYQEAYWSTFPGIYLSGDVARVDEDGYFWVQGREDDVLNVSGHRISTAEVESALVSHPAVAEAAVVGKPHPLKGEDISAFVILKEDAKEPDNLEKVLKDHVRAEIGPIATPAEVKSVKDLPKTRSGKIMRRVIKALVKGEDPGDTSTLANPEAVRNLEEVIRKN; encoded by the coding sequence ATGTCCCAGGAACAAGATATTTCAGGAGGTGTCGGGAGAATATTAGAGCCCGACCCCCAGATTGTTAAAGATAGTAACATCCAAGTATGGATGACCAAGCACCAGATCCAGAGTTATGACCAACTCTTGGAAAAGGCGATGGAGGATCCGGAATGGTTCTGGGATGAAATGGCCCGGGAACTGGACTGGCAGAAACCCTACCATGAGATTTTGAAATGGGAGTCCCCCCACTCAAAGTGGTTTTGGGATGGGAACTTCAACATCGTGGGCAACGCTGTGGACCGACATGCCCAGGGCCCGCATAAAGATAAACTGGCTTTCATCTGGCAGGGAGAGAATGGGGAAGTTAGGAAGATAAGTTACCATCAACTTTACCAGGAGGTTAACCGCTTTGCCAACGCGCTGAAGAGTCTGGGCGTGGGTAAAGGGGATACCGTCACCATCTACCTGCCCATGATACCAGAACTCCCGGTGGCCATGCTGGCCTGCGCCAAGATCGGAGCCGTGCACTCCGTGGTTTTCTCTGGATTCTGGGCGAAAAGATTCCGTGAAAGGGTTGATGAAGCCCAATCAAAGGTGGCTATTACCTCAGATGGTTTCAGTAGACGAGGGAAGCTCTTAACCCTTAAAAAAAATGTGGACCGTGTACTAGAGGACGCCCCCAGTGTTGAGAAGGTGATTGTGGTCCGGCACGCTCATATACCGGTGGAGATGACCTGTGGCCGGGATCTGTGGTGGCATGAACTGGTGGAAGGGATGAGCGAGGAAAGTCCCACCGCGGTCCTGGAAGCCGAGGATCCCCTTTTCATATTATACACCTCCGGGACCACCGGGGTACCCAAGGGAGTGTTGCACGTGCACGCCGGGTACGCGGTGGGAGTATACACCACCTTGAAGATGGTTTTCGATTTAAAAGAGGATGATGTGTGGTGGTGTGCGGCGGATATCGGGTGGATAACCGGCCACAGTTACATAGTATACGCTCCCCTTCTTTTAGGAGTTACATCGGTGCTCTTCGAGGGAACCCCGGACTATCCGGACCCGGGATGCTTCTGGAGTATGGTGGAAATATATGGGGTGAACGTGTTCTACACCGCCCCTACCACCATCCGCCTGTTCATGAAGCACGGCGAGAAATGGCCCCAAAAATATGATCTAAGCTCTTTAAGGCTCCTGGGAAGTGTGGGGGAGCCCATTAATCCCCAGGCCTGGTTATGGTACCATGAACATATTGGGGGTGGAAGGTGCCCCATTATGGACACCTGGTGGCAGACCGAAACTGGCATGCACCTCATTACTCCCCTGCCCATCAGTCCCCTGAAGCCAGGTTCGGCATTCAAACCCTTCCCCACCATCGTGGCTGACGTGGTGGATGATGAGGGGAATTCAGTGGTGGAAAAGGGCGGTCACCTCGTTATCAAGTCTCCCTGGCCTTCCATGTTCCGCACCCTGTACCGGAACCCGAAAAGGTACCAGGAGGCCTACTGGAGTACCTTCCCGGGTATTTATCTCAGTGGGGATGTGGCCCGTGTAGATGAAGACGGGTACTTCTGGGTGCAGGGTCGGGAGGATGACGTTTTGAATGTTTCAGGCCACCGCATAAGCACTGCAGAGGTGGAATCAGCCCTGGTAAGCCACCCCGCAGTGGCCGAGGCCGCGGTAGTTGGCAAACCCCACCCCCTGAAGGGCGAGGATATTTCGGCCTTTGTAATACTAAAAGAAGACGCTAAAGAGCCAGATAACCTGGAAAAGGTGCTTAAAGACCATGTTAGGGCCGAGATAGGACCCATAGCCACCCCGGCTGAGGTAAAATCTGTGAAGGACTTGCCCAAGACCCGTTCCGGTAAGATCATGCGCCGGGTGATTAAGGCCCTGGTTAAGGGGGAGGATCCCGGGGACACCAGCACCCTGGCCAACCCCGAGGCAGTGCGAAACTTAGAAGAGGTTATCCGGAAGAATTAA